In the genome of Physeter macrocephalus isolate SW-GA chromosome 20, ASM283717v5, whole genome shotgun sequence, one region contains:
- the SFR1 gene encoding swi5-dependent recombination DNA repair protein 1 homolog isoform X1, with amino-acid sequence MAEGGSLRCLIEDDADRKVKQDFKMESPSDAAVVLPSTPQAGANPPSPRTSSSRKQPMSATLRERLRKTRSSFNSCYGVVKRLKVESEENDQTFSEKPAPSTEENCLEFQENFKHIDSEFEESAYLKNTFKNIDACASKSLDSESCSDLRNDFMNENLPKHGLNKEKAKLVKQIQEKEDLLRRLKLVKMYRSKNDLSQLQMLIKKWRSCSQLLLYELQSAMSEENKKLSLTQLIDHYGLDDKLLHYNRNDEEFIGV; translated from the exons ATGGCGGAGGGAG GGTCTCTTCGCTGCTTAATCGAAGATGATGCAGACAGGA aagtAAAGCAAGATTTCAAGATGGAAAGTCCATCAGACGCAGCTGTGGTGTTACCTAGCACTCCACAGGCTGGTGCCAATCCACCATCTCCCCGTACAAGCAGTTCAAGAAAACAA CCTATGAGTGCAACCCTTAGGGAACGATTAAGGAAAACTAGATCCTCATTTAATTCTTGTTATGGTGTGGTAAAACGACTTAAAGTAGAGAGTGAAGAAAATGATCAGACCTTTTCAGAGAAACCAGCACCTTCAACAGAAGAAAACTGTTTggaatttcaagaaaattttaaacacatagACAGTGAATTTGAAGAAAGTGCATATTTGAAAAATACCTTCAAGAATATCGATGCATGTGCATCTAAATCACTTGATTCTGAGTCATGCAGTGATCTCCGGAATGACTTTATGAATGAGAATCTTCCCAAACATggattaaacaaagaaaaagcaaaattggTGAAGCAGATTCAGGAGAAAGAGGACCTTCTTCGGAGGCTAAAACTAGTCAAAATGTATAGATCAAAG aaTGACCTGTCTCAGTTACAGATGTTAATAAAGAAGTGGAGAAGCTGTAGCCAGCTGTTGCTTTATGAGCTGCAGTCAGCTATGTCTGAGGAGAACAAGAAACTAAGCCTTACTCAGCTGATAGACCACTATGGGTTAGATGATAAATTGCTACACTATAACAGAAATGATGAAGAATTTATAGGtgtttaa
- the SFR1 gene encoding swi5-dependent recombination DNA repair protein 1 homolog isoform X2, whose protein sequence is MESPSDAAVVLPSTPQAGANPPSPRTSSSRKQPMSATLRERLRKTRSSFNSCYGVVKRLKVESEENDQTFSEKPAPSTEENCLEFQENFKHIDSEFEESAYLKNTFKNIDACASKSLDSESCSDLRNDFMNENLPKHGLNKEKAKLVKQIQEKEDLLRRLKLVKMYRSKNDLSQLQMLIKKWRSCSQLLLYELQSAMSEENKKLSLTQLIDHYGLDDKLLHYNRNDEEFIGV, encoded by the exons ATGGAAAGTCCATCAGACGCAGCTGTGGTGTTACCTAGCACTCCACAGGCTGGTGCCAATCCACCATCTCCCCGTACAAGCAGTTCAAGAAAACAA CCTATGAGTGCAACCCTTAGGGAACGATTAAGGAAAACTAGATCCTCATTTAATTCTTGTTATGGTGTGGTAAAACGACTTAAAGTAGAGAGTGAAGAAAATGATCAGACCTTTTCAGAGAAACCAGCACCTTCAACAGAAGAAAACTGTTTggaatttcaagaaaattttaaacacatagACAGTGAATTTGAAGAAAGTGCATATTTGAAAAATACCTTCAAGAATATCGATGCATGTGCATCTAAATCACTTGATTCTGAGTCATGCAGTGATCTCCGGAATGACTTTATGAATGAGAATCTTCCCAAACATggattaaacaaagaaaaagcaaaattggTGAAGCAGATTCAGGAGAAAGAGGACCTTCTTCGGAGGCTAAAACTAGTCAAAATGTATAGATCAAAG aaTGACCTGTCTCAGTTACAGATGTTAATAAAGAAGTGGAGAAGCTGTAGCCAGCTGTTGCTTTATGAGCTGCAGTCAGCTATGTCTGAGGAGAACAAGAAACTAAGCCTTACTCAGCTGATAGACCACTATGGGTTAGATGATAAATTGCTACACTATAACAGAAATGATGAAGAATTTATAGGtgtttaa